A region from the Paenibacillus humicola genome encodes:
- a CDS encoding cation diffusion facilitator family transporter codes for MYDYHHLKHVKEQETSKRSLWVTLILTFFFTVVEIIGGLLSNSLALLSDSAHMISDVIALGLSMAAIYLARRPPNARYTFGYLRFEIIASFLNGLALGIIAIGIFVEGVKRFIHPEVVDFPLMLTIASIGLIVNVTLTIVLSRSMKEEENLNVQSALWHFIGDLLSSIGVIISAVIIYFTGWLLIDPLISIVIGGIIFIGGFRIIRESYMILMESVPGKFDLDEMRASLLKVEGVQDVHEMHLWAISTDHYSLTAHIFMPADMQPFCVILAVNELLRDKYGITHSTIQTEHATIHPHGEYGRQFLQQQRDERNGQRHEPAPQSES; via the coding sequence ATGTACGATTACCATCATTTGAAGCATGTCAAGGAACAGGAAACGTCCAAACGCTCGCTATGGGTCACGCTGATCCTGACCTTTTTTTTCACCGTTGTCGAAATTATCGGCGGACTCCTGAGCAACTCGCTTGCGCTGCTGTCCGATTCCGCCCATATGATATCCGACGTCATCGCGCTCGGCCTCAGCATGGCGGCCATTTATTTGGCGCGGCGCCCGCCGAATGCCCGGTATACGTTCGGCTACCTGCGCTTTGAAATCATTGCGTCCTTCTTGAACGGGCTTGCGCTCGGCATTATCGCGATCGGCATCTTCGTCGAAGGGGTGAAGCGTTTCATCCATCCGGAGGTAGTCGATTTTCCGCTCATGCTGACGATCGCATCGATTGGTCTGATCGTCAATGTGACGCTGACCATCGTGCTCAGCCGGAGCATGAAGGAAGAAGAAAATTTAAACGTGCAGAGCGCGCTATGGCACTTTATCGGCGACCTGCTCAGTTCGATCGGCGTTATTATATCCGCCGTCATCATTTATTTCACGGGCTGGCTGCTGATCGACCCGCTCATCAGCATCGTCATCGGCGGCATCATTTTCATCGGCGGATTTCGAATCATCCGCGAGTCGTATATGATCCTGATGGAGTCGGTGCCGGGCAAATTCGACCTCGACGAGATGCGGGCCAGCCTGCTGAAGGTCGAAGGCGTCCAGGACGTCCATGAAATGCATTTGTGGGCGATCTCGACCGATCATTATTCGCTCACCGCGCATATTTTCATGCCGGCCGATATGCAGCCCTTTTGCGTCATTTTGGCCGTAAACGAGCTGCTGCGCGACAAATACGGCATCACGCACTCGACGATACAAACCGAGCACGCCACGATTCATCCGCACGGCGAATACGGCAGGCAGTTTTTGCAGCAGCAGCGCGACGAGCGGAACGGGCAAAGACACGAGCCTGCGCCTCAATCGGAGTCATAG
- a CDS encoding DUF695 domain-containing protein codes for MTDNWGFYERRSDTEELRVLINVGYKASAPLPGRSALLSVTVNLYPVRERNRSKRDFIRQLERLETQLEQRLKTTADGIYIGRINAATRLEFYYYVRAEMLDKANFEQWIKTAWPFRAEHYVKPDPEWDLYRYLLPDALEELFMHNAQMIYALLHKGDDIKRPRHVYHWLLFRQDEDRRQAESALRGLGYRIEREKEGSPDDSFPYPLVISKFEDVRLDTVNERVRELYRLISGSGGRYDGWGSVLKLTGLGRLRQQMRKMMDATQAYIRRSSSTRR; via the coding sequence ATGACGGACAATTGGGGTTTTTACGAGAGGCGGTCGGATACGGAGGAGCTTCGTGTCCTGATCAACGTCGGCTACAAAGCCTCCGCTCCGCTGCCGGGCCGCAGCGCATTGCTTTCGGTGACGGTCAACCTGTACCCGGTCCGGGAGCGCAACCGGTCGAAGCGCGATTTCATCCGGCAGCTCGAACGGCTGGAGACGCAGCTTGAGCAGCGGCTGAAAACGACGGCGGACGGCATTTATATCGGGCGAATCAACGCGGCGACGCGTTTGGAATTTTATTATTACGTTCGTGCGGAGATGCTGGACAAGGCGAATTTCGAGCAATGGATCAAAACGGCATGGCCCTTCCGGGCGGAGCATTACGTAAAGCCGGATCCTGAGTGGGATCTGTACCGGTACCTGCTTCCGGACGCGCTTGAGGAGCTGTTCATGCATAACGCCCAAATGATCTATGCGCTCCTTCATAAAGGCGACGATATTAAACGTCCGCGGCACGTGTATCATTGGCTGCTGTTCCGGCAGGATGAGGACCGCCGGCAGGCGGAGTCCGCGCTGCGGGGGCTTGGATACCGGATCGAGCGGGAGAAGGAAGGCAGCCCCGACGACAGCTTTCCCTATCCGCTCGTCATCAGCAAGTTCGAGGATGTACGGCTCGATACGGTGAACGAGCGGGTGCGGGAGCTGTACCGGCTTATTTCGGGCTCGGGGGGACGGTACGACGGCTGGGGATCCGTCCTCAAGCTGACGGGCCTGGGGCGGCTCCGGCAGCAGATGCGCAAAATGATGGACGCGACTCAAGCTTATATTCGAAGAAGCAGCTCGACCCGCCGGTAA